A genome region from Bradyrhizobium sp. WSM1417 includes the following:
- a CDS encoding thermonuclease family protein: protein MLRKFLIALSLLGFSLTGLPSPAEAADITGTTKVRAGDAVMIGNTRIRLGGIDAPAVDQLCLNNKGERWTCGIAARDELAKYADGKSWVCHARSIDRRGRTVARCDVGGEDIQKWLVRTGWALAYTRMSHDYEPDEKAAREAKAGMWQGAFIAPWDWRVRNKKTIILGATKPPDGAHAILLASASGPVAPSPDCTIKGNVNSAGECIYHRPTSRWYAQIKMKISKGTRWFCSVEEAEDAGCRETKR, encoded by the coding sequence ATGTTGCGAAAATTCCTGATTGCGCTGTCATTGCTTGGCTTCTCCTTGACCGGCTTGCCGTCGCCGGCTGAGGCTGCCGACATCACCGGCACCACAAAGGTTCGCGCCGGCGACGCCGTGATGATCGGCAACACGCGGATCAGGCTCGGCGGCATCGACGCGCCCGCGGTGGACCAGCTCTGCCTCAACAACAAGGGCGAGCGCTGGACCTGCGGCATCGCGGCCCGCGACGAGCTCGCCAAATACGCCGACGGCAAGAGCTGGGTCTGCCATGCCAGATCGATCGACCGGCGCGGCCGCACCGTGGCGCGCTGCGATGTCGGCGGCGAGGACATCCAGAAATGGCTGGTGCGCACAGGCTGGGCGCTGGCCTACACCCGCATGTCGCACGACTATGAGCCGGACGAGAAGGCCGCGCGGGAGGCCAAGGCCGGCATGTGGCAGGGCGCCTTCATCGCGCCCTGGGACTGGCGCGTGCGCAACAAGAAGACCATCATCCTCGGCGCCACCAAGCCGCCCGACGGTGCGCATGCGATCCTGCTCGCTTCGGCCTCGGGCCCGGTCGCGCCCTCGCCGGACTGCACCATCAAGGGCAACGTCAACTCCGCCGGCGAATGCATCTATCACCGGCCGACCAGCCGCTGGTATGCGCAGATCAAGATGAAGATCAGCAAGGGCACGCGCTGGTTCTGCTCGGTGGAGGAAGCCGAAGATGCGGGCTGCCGCGAGACTAAGAGATAA
- a CDS encoding caspase family protein — translation MNVTQLDISRRTIAVAAALIGTVSLVIGAHAALNMRALDAAKAVSTDQVTGSIGQASRLALVIGNGHYPDASAPLTQSINDARALSSSLRKNGFDVDMVEDATKDDMVRAVNRLKSRIKRDTVVMLFFGGYGVQAGRESYMLPVDAVIWKESDVRRHGVSIEGVLDMMKEQGAKAKLVVVDASRRNPYERRFRSYSHGLAPISATDNALILSSASPGKVVDDGKGEHSVLVSEFLNNLNAQGSAESVFNKTRLAISRASEGDQVPTVSSSLLEDVHFGEAGG, via the coding sequence ATGAATGTAACGCAGCTCGACATTTCCCGACGCACGATCGCGGTGGCCGCAGCCCTCATCGGCACGGTCTCGCTCGTGATCGGCGCCCATGCTGCCCTCAACATGCGGGCGCTCGATGCCGCCAAGGCCGTTTCGACCGACCAGGTCACCGGCTCGATCGGCCAGGCCTCGCGTCTTGCCCTCGTCATCGGCAATGGACATTACCCCGACGCCAGCGCGCCGCTGACGCAGTCGATCAACGACGCCCGCGCGCTGTCCTCGTCGCTGCGCAAGAACGGTTTTGACGTCGACATGGTGGAAGACGCGACCAAGGACGACATGGTCCGTGCCGTCAATCGCCTGAAGTCCCGGATCAAGCGCGACACCGTCGTCATGCTGTTCTTCGGCGGCTACGGCGTGCAGGCCGGCCGCGAGAGCTACATGCTGCCGGTCGATGCCGTGATCTGGAAGGAAAGCGATGTCCGCCGTCACGGCGTCTCCATCGAGGGCGTGCTCGACATGATGAAGGAGCAGGGCGCCAAGGCCAAGCTCGTCGTGGTCGACGCCTCCCGCCGCAATCCCTATGAGCGCCGCTTCCGCTCCTACAGCCACGGCCTCGCGCCGATCAGCGCGACCGACAATGCGCTGATCCTCTCCTCGGCTTCGCCCGGCAAGGTCGTCGACGACGGCAAGGGCGAGCACAGCGTGCTGGTCAGCGAGTTCCTCAACAACCTCAATGCGCAGGGCAGCGCCGAAAGCGTCTTCAACAAGACCCGCCTTGCCATCTCCCGCGCCAGCGAAGGCGATCAGGTCCCGACCGTCTCCTCCTCGCTGCTCGAGGACGTCCATTTCGGCGAAGCCGGCGGCTAG
- a CDS encoding efflux RND transporter periplasmic adaptor subunit: MRSLPARSVSRHLVALAGLLLLSAQPAAAADDDAPKGPAVTVLKVAKSCFSDIVEGTGTILAREASSVRPERPGLKVTEVLAEAGDTTTAGQVLARLALPEGGTLQVTAPVAGVIATSTAQIGNLASAKGEALFTIVARSEYDLVALVATSDMRKLAVNQVATVRIAGAGDIDGKVRRIGPTVEPNIQQGMVYIGISSQKRLLLNASGRALIKSGQSCNVAVPLTSVQYSSAGTVVQVIRRNRVETKRVEVGLMSGGNIEIRDGLNEGDIVVARAGALLREGDPVRTVMATEAAK; encoded by the coding sequence ATGCGTTCATTGCCTGCGCGTTCTGTTTCCAGACATCTCGTTGCGCTCGCCGGACTGCTGTTGCTGTCCGCACAGCCCGCTGCCGCCGCCGATGACGACGCGCCCAAGGGGCCGGCGGTCACGGTGCTGAAGGTCGCAAAATCCTGTTTCTCCGACATCGTCGAGGGCACCGGCACCATCCTTGCGCGCGAGGCAAGCTCGGTGCGGCCGGAGCGGCCCGGCCTGAAGGTGACGGAGGTGCTGGCGGAAGCCGGCGACACCACCACCGCCGGCCAGGTGCTGGCGCGGCTCGCACTGCCCGAGGGCGGCACGCTTCAGGTCACCGCCCCCGTCGCAGGCGTGATCGCAACGTCGACAGCGCAGATCGGTAATCTCGCCTCCGCCAAGGGCGAGGCGCTGTTCACGATCGTGGCGCGCAGCGAGTACGATCTCGTCGCCCTGGTCGCGACCAGCGATATGCGCAAGCTCGCGGTCAACCAGGTCGCGACGGTGCGCATCGCCGGCGCCGGCGACATCGACGGCAAGGTGCGCCGCATCGGCCCGACGGTCGAGCCGAACATCCAGCAGGGCATGGTCTATATCGGCATCTCCTCGCAGAAGCGGCTGTTGCTGAATGCGAGCGGCCGCGCGCTGATCAAGTCCGGGCAGAGCTGCAACGTCGCGGTGCCGCTGACATCGGTGCAGTATTCCTCCGCCGGCACCGTCGTGCAGGTGATCCGCCGCAACCGCGTCGAGACCAAGCGGGTCGAGGTCGGACTGATGTCGGGCGGCAATATCGAGATCCGCGACGGCCTCAACGAAGGCGATATCGTCGTCGCCCGCGCCGGCGCGCTTCTGCGCGAAGGCGATCCGGTGCGCACGGTGATGGCTACGGAAGCGGCAAAGTAA
- a CDS encoding beta-propeller fold lactonase family protein — protein MLRPTRRIRSGIPRAAITTTLAFLILISGVRAGMAETFAYVGNADSNDISVFKMAENGEMTPVQTAAFTGVEKPGSSTPLAITPDHRVLIAGVRSQPFLAVSFAIDPKTGQLSHLGNGPLADSMANIAIDRSGKFLFSASYGGNKVALNPLLANGVVGEPKQVIPTGLNAHAFLPSPDNRFAFATNLGSDQILAFAFDATTGTLTPSDPAAHKVPEKSGPRHFVFHPNGKFVYLLHELNGDVAAFAYEAKGGAWDEIQRTSALPEGFTEKPWAADIHVTPDGRFLYACERTTSTLTAYKVDATSGKLTTIGSVPTEKQPRGFHIDPGGRYLAAVGELSDSMTVYAIDQSSGALAKLKSYATGKKPNWVEFLSLP, from the coding sequence ATGCTGAGACCGACCCGACGCATCAGATCCGGCATACCCCGCGCCGCGATTACCACCACGCTCGCTTTCCTCATCCTCATTTCTGGAGTCCGCGCCGGCATGGCCGAGACCTTCGCTTATGTCGGCAACGCCGACAGCAACGACATCAGCGTGTTCAAGATGGCCGAGAACGGCGAGATGACGCCCGTGCAGACGGCCGCCTTCACCGGCGTCGAAAAGCCCGGCTCCTCGACGCCGCTCGCGATCACGCCCGATCATCGCGTGCTGATCGCCGGTGTCCGCTCGCAGCCGTTTCTCGCGGTGAGCTTTGCGATCGATCCCAAGACGGGCCAGCTCAGCCATCTCGGCAACGGCCCGCTCGCCGACAGCATGGCCAATATCGCCATCGACCGTAGCGGCAAATTCCTGTTCAGCGCCTCCTATGGCGGCAACAAGGTCGCGCTGAATCCGCTGCTCGCCAACGGCGTCGTGGGCGAGCCGAAGCAGGTGATCCCGACCGGGCTGAACGCGCATGCTTTCCTGCCCTCGCCCGACAACCGCTTCGCGTTCGCAACCAATCTCGGCTCCGACCAGATCCTGGCCTTCGCGTTCGATGCCACGACCGGCACGCTCACGCCGAGCGATCCGGCGGCTCACAAGGTGCCGGAGAAATCGGGGCCGCGGCATTTCGTGTTCCACCCCAACGGCAAGTTCGTCTATCTCCTCCACGAGCTGAACGGCGACGTCGCGGCGTTCGCCTATGAGGCCAAGGGGGGCGCATGGGACGAGATCCAGCGCACCAGCGCCTTGCCAGAAGGATTTACCGAAAAGCCCTGGGCCGCCGACATCCACGTCACCCCCGACGGCCGTTTCCTTTACGCCTGCGAGCGCACCACCAGCACGCTCACCGCCTACAAGGTCGATGCGACAAGTGGCAAGCTGACGACGATCGGCAGCGTGCCGACCGAGAAGCAGCCGCGCGGCTTCCACATCGATCCCGGCGGCCGCTACCTTGCCGCAGTGGGCGAGCTCTCCGACAGCATGACGGTCTATGCCATTGACCAGAGCAGCGGCGCACTCGCCAAGCTGAAATCCTACGCCACCGGCAAGAAGCCGAACTGGGTGGAGTTCTTGAGCCTGCCGTGA
- a CDS encoding MBL fold metallo-hydrolase, whose product MNLHNTSYPVSSGPEELVPSRYALKIGEIDVLVVSDGVLPLPTKMLAHNADPAVRATWLHDMFLPQDAFDWALNAVMVRSGGKTILIDAGLGSDPNLNLPRAGQLIRRLAAAGIDLSAVTDLVLTHLHMDHIGGLLVDGVKQQLRKDLRIHVAAAEVKFWEAPDFSRTAMPEGFPDALRSTAKQFLKEYGSQLRLFDDDQEIAPGVVARRTGGHTPGHSVVRMAADDDALTFAGDAVFAVGFEQPDWHNGFEHDPEEAARVRVRLLRQLAETGEMLVATHLPFPSVGRVAADGDAFRWVPVFWDY is encoded by the coding sequence ATGAATCTGCACAACACCTCGTATCCCGTGTCATCGGGACCCGAAGAGCTCGTTCCGTCGCGCTACGCGCTGAAGATCGGCGAGATCGACGTGCTGGTGGTCAGCGACGGCGTGCTGCCGCTGCCGACCAAGATGCTCGCGCACAACGCCGACCCGGCGGTGCGGGCGACCTGGCTGCACGACATGTTCCTGCCGCAGGATGCTTTCGACTGGGCGCTGAACGCCGTCATGGTCCGCAGCGGCGGCAAGACCATCCTCATCGACGCCGGACTGGGCTCGGACCCGAACCTGAACTTGCCGCGCGCCGGGCAGTTGATCAGGCGCCTGGCGGCCGCCGGCATCGATCTTTCGGCGGTGACCGATCTGGTGCTGACCCATCTGCACATGGACCATATTGGCGGCCTGCTGGTCGACGGCGTGAAGCAGCAGCTGCGCAAGGACCTGCGGATCCACGTTGCGGCCGCCGAGGTCAAGTTCTGGGAAGCGCCTGATTTCTCCCGCACCGCCATGCCGGAAGGGTTTCCGGACGCGCTGCGATCGACCGCCAAGCAGTTCCTGAAGGAGTACGGCAGTCAGTTGCGGCTGTTCGATGACGACCAAGAGATTGCGCCAGGCGTCGTCGCCCGTCGCACCGGCGGTCACACCCCCGGACACAGCGTGGTTCGCATGGCGGCCGACGACGACGCGCTGACATTCGCCGGCGATGCCGTGTTTGCCGTCGGGTTCGAGCAACCCGACTGGCACAACGGTTTCGAACACGACCCCGAGGAGGCCGCGCGCGTTCGCGTCCGTCTGTTGCGACAGCTTGCCGAGACCGGCGAAATGCTGGTGGCGACCCACCTGCCGTTCCCGTCCGTGGGCCGGGTGGCAGCCGACGGCGACGCCTTCCGTTGGGTGCCGGTGTTCTGGGACTACTGA
- a CDS encoding 3-hydroxybutyrate dehydrogenase, whose translation MLKGKVAIVTGSTSGIGLGIARELARLGADIVLNGFGDPGEIEKIRSGIEREDGVRVAYDGADMSDGEAVRGMIEATIKKFGRLDILVNNAGIQFTAPVEEFPPAKWKAILDINLSAAFHGIASAVPPMKKQRWGRIVNIASTHGLVASTHKAAYVAAKHGLVGLTKVVGLETAGSGVTCNAVCPGWVRTPLVEKQISDIAAEKGISQKQAAEELLAEKQPSLDFASPQQIGGTVAFLCSAAADQITGTTISVDGGWTAQ comes from the coding sequence ATGTTGAAAGGCAAGGTAGCGATCGTCACCGGATCGACCAGCGGCATTGGCCTCGGGATCGCAAGAGAGCTGGCGAGGCTCGGCGCCGATATCGTCCTGAACGGTTTTGGCGATCCGGGGGAGATCGAGAAGATCCGCAGCGGCATCGAACGCGAGGACGGCGTCCGCGTCGCGTATGACGGCGCCGACATGTCGGATGGTGAGGCCGTGCGCGGAATGATCGAGGCGACCATCAAAAAATTCGGACGGCTCGACATCCTCGTCAATAATGCTGGCATCCAGTTCACCGCACCGGTCGAGGAGTTTCCGCCCGCCAAGTGGAAGGCCATTCTCGACATCAATCTGTCGGCCGCATTTCACGGCATCGCGTCAGCCGTGCCCCCGATGAAAAAGCAGCGATGGGGCCGCATCGTCAACATCGCCTCCACGCATGGTCTCGTCGCATCCACCCACAAGGCAGCCTATGTCGCGGCCAAGCATGGCCTCGTCGGCCTTACCAAGGTGGTAGGCCTTGAAACCGCCGGCAGCGGCGTCACTTGCAACGCGGTCTGTCCCGGCTGGGTGCGCACGCCGCTCGTGGAGAAACAGATTAGCGACATCGCGGCGGAGAAAGGCATCAGCCAGAAGCAAGCGGCCGAAGAGCTCCTCGCCGAAAAACAGCCGTCGCTGGACTTCGCCTCCCCGCAGCAGATCGGTGGCACCGTCGCCTTCTTGTGCTCGGCCGCGGCCGACCAGATCACCGGGACGACGATCTCCGTCGATGGCGGTTGGACCGCGCAATGA
- a CDS encoding patatin-like phospholipase family protein gives MFNVTREQIDSARPINPLPYDVVALVLQGGGALGAYQAGVYEGLHEAGIRPNWLAGISIGALNAAIIAGSPENERVARLREFWETICATPVEWPAGEGLASALPFAFDFNSVHNTLAAMRALFQGQPGFFRPRFPSPLWSPFSGDAATSFYDTAPLQRTLEQLVDFDRLNSGEVRVSVGAVNVRTGNLTYFDTAERRLGPKHFMASGALPPGFPAVEIDSEHYWDGGVVSNTPLSRVLSGDAKDTLTFQIDLWSARGRVPHDMMEVSSRQKDIQYSSRTRAVTDQALRMQEMRQALQQTIDRLPEAARNDPEIRAIAELARHRSHNIIHLIYQSRLHEGHSKDYEFGPKAMRAHWQSGRDDIRRTLADGRRLERPPSELGIVTHDIHRRD, from the coding sequence ATGTTCAACGTGACACGCGAACAAATCGATTCTGCACGACCGATCAATCCGCTGCCTTACGATGTCGTTGCGCTGGTGCTGCAGGGCGGCGGCGCGCTCGGGGCCTACCAGGCAGGCGTCTACGAAGGCTTGCACGAGGCCGGCATCCGGCCGAACTGGCTGGCGGGCATCTCGATCGGCGCGCTCAACGCCGCGATCATCGCGGGCTCCCCGGAGAACGAGCGCGTGGCGCGGCTGCGCGAGTTCTGGGAGACGATCTGCGCAACGCCGGTGGAATGGCCTGCCGGCGAGGGACTGGCCAGTGCGCTACCCTTCGCGTTCGACTTCAACTCCGTGCACAACACGCTTGCCGCGATGCGCGCGCTGTTCCAGGGCCAGCCCGGCTTCTTCAGGCCGCGCTTCCCCTCGCCCTTGTGGTCGCCCTTCTCGGGCGACGCCGCGACCAGCTTCTATGACACGGCGCCATTGCAGCGGACGCTGGAACAGCTCGTCGATTTCGACCGGCTGAACTCGGGCGAAGTGCGCGTCAGCGTCGGCGCGGTCAACGTCCGCACGGGCAATCTCACGTATTTCGACACAGCCGAGCGGCGGCTCGGTCCGAAACACTTCATGGCTTCGGGCGCGCTGCCGCCCGGATTTCCCGCCGTCGAGATCGACTCCGAGCATTACTGGGATGGCGGCGTGGTCTCCAACACGCCTCTCTCCCGCGTGCTGTCGGGCGATGCGAAAGACACGCTGACGTTCCAGATCGATCTATGGTCGGCGCGGGGCCGCGTGCCGCACGACATGATGGAGGTTTCGAGCCGGCAGAAGGACATCCAGTATTCCAGTCGCACCCGCGCCGTGACCGACCAGGCGCTGCGGATGCAGGAGATGCGTCAGGCGCTGCAGCAGACGATCGACAGATTGCCGGAGGCCGCAAGAAACGATCCCGAAATACGCGCCATCGCCGAGCTCGCCCGTCACCGCTCCCACAACATCATCCACCTGATCTACCAGTCCAGGCTCCACGAAGGTCACTCCAAGGACTACGAGTTCGGACCGAAGGCGATGCGCGCGCACTGGCAAAGTGGACGGGACGACATCCGCCGCACGTTGGCCGACGGACGGCGCCTCGAGCGGCCGCCTTCCGAACTCGGCATCGTCACCCACGACATTCACCGCCGCGATTGA
- a CDS encoding acetoacetate decarboxylase, translated as MNQQIRNLAFAMPLTNPAFPPGPYRFINREYFIIQYRTDPEALRRIVPEPLELTEPVVNYEFIRMPDSTGFGDYTESGQIIPVSFRGQTGSFVHQMFLNDHPPIAGGRELWGFPKKLAQPKLAVETDTLVGTLDYGSVRIATGTMGYKHRALDLSTEARKLIAPNFLLKIIPHVDGTARICELVRFHLEDVTVKGAWTGPAALDLFSHALAPVAELPVLQVLSAKHIVADLTLGLGTVVHDYLERPAAARSRGAGSEILTETHAG; from the coding sequence ATGAACCAGCAGATCCGCAACCTCGCGTTCGCGATGCCGCTGACGAACCCGGCTTTCCCGCCCGGCCCGTATCGCTTCATCAACCGCGAATATTTCATCATCCAGTACCGGACCGACCCGGAGGCGTTGCGCCGGATTGTGCCGGAGCCGCTGGAGCTGACCGAGCCTGTGGTGAATTACGAATTCATTCGCATGCCCGATTCCACCGGCTTTGGCGACTACACGGAAAGCGGCCAGATCATCCCGGTGTCCTTCCGCGGCCAGACCGGCAGCTTCGTCCACCAGATGTTCCTCAACGATCATCCGCCGATCGCCGGCGGCCGCGAGCTGTGGGGCTTTCCCAAGAAGCTGGCCCAGCCGAAGCTGGCCGTCGAGACCGATACGCTGGTCGGCACGCTGGACTACGGCTCGGTACGCATCGCCACCGGCACCATGGGCTACAAGCATCGCGCCCTCGATCTTTCCACCGAAGCACGGAAGCTCATCGCGCCCAATTTCCTGCTGAAGATCATCCCGCACGTCGACGGCACCGCGCGCATCTGCGAGCTGGTGCGCTTCCATCTCGAAGACGTGACGGTGAAAGGCGCATGGACGGGCCCCGCCGCGCTCGATCTCTTCTCCCACGCGCTCGCGCCGGTCGCCGAGCTGCCGGTTCTTCAGGTGCTCTCGGCCAAGCATATCGTTGCCGACCTGACGCTCGGATTAGGCACCGTGGTGCACGACTATCTGGAGCGGCCCGCGGCGGCGCGATCGCGTGGAGCCGGATCTGAAATCCTGACCGAAACACACGCGGGCTGA
- a CDS encoding NAD(P)/FAD-dependent oxidoreductase, giving the protein MRLVIIGAGFAGMYAALSAARLRDIRGVSPQDLQIAVVSPEPTLVVRPRLYEPKPETLTAPLLELLEAIDVDYIQGSAETINTEARTVQITPAKGSRKTLSYDRLVVTTGSRLFRPNIPGLAEHGFSVDSLDDAVALDKHLHGLAERPAVNGRDTVVIAGGGFTGIEAATEIPTRLREILGPNARTRVVIVDRNTAIAPDMGAGARPVIEEALRKVGVETRLGAGVAALDETGVTLSSGEHIETETVIWAAGMRAAPLTGQIPAERDNFGRLLVDRCLQVSGVQGVFAAGDAARAACDDEGNYALMSCQHATRMGAFAGNNAAAELLGVPTKPYHQKAYVTCLDLGEAGALFTRGWERKVELVGDVAKKTKREINTVWIYPPKAERALALASADPERVTEV; this is encoded by the coding sequence ATGCGACTCGTCATCATCGGCGCCGGCTTCGCCGGCATGTACGCCGCCCTTTCCGCAGCGCGACTGCGCGACATCCGGGGCGTCTCGCCGCAAGATCTGCAGATCGCGGTCGTCTCACCGGAGCCGACGCTGGTGGTCCGTCCGCGGCTCTACGAGCCCAAGCCGGAAACCCTGACGGCCCCGCTGCTCGAGCTCCTCGAGGCGATCGACGTCGACTACATCCAGGGCAGCGCCGAGACGATCAACACCGAGGCCCGAACGGTGCAGATCACGCCCGCGAAGGGCTCGCGAAAGACGCTGTCCTACGACCGCCTGGTCGTGACCACCGGCAGCCGGCTATTCCGTCCGAACATTCCGGGCCTCGCCGAGCACGGCTTCAGCGTCGATTCGCTCGACGATGCCGTTGCGCTCGACAAGCATCTGCATGGCCTCGCGGAGCGGCCTGCCGTGAACGGACGCGACACCGTCGTCATCGCCGGCGGCGGCTTCACCGGGATCGAAGCGGCCACCGAAATACCGACGCGGCTGCGCGAAATCCTGGGCCCCAATGCCAGGACTCGCGTCGTCATCGTCGATCGCAACACTGCGATCGCACCCGACATGGGTGCAGGCGCCCGCCCCGTCATCGAGGAAGCCTTGCGGAAGGTTGGCGTCGAGACACGGCTCGGTGCCGGCGTCGCCGCGCTCGACGAGACCGGTGTCACCTTGTCCAGCGGTGAACACATCGAAACCGAGACGGTGATCTGGGCGGCGGGCATGCGTGCAGCGCCGCTGACCGGGCAGATTCCCGCCGAGCGCGACAATTTCGGACGGTTGCTGGTCGATCGCTGCTTGCAGGTGTCAGGCGTTCAGGGTGTCTTCGCGGCCGGCGACGCAGCACGCGCCGCCTGCGACGACGAGGGCAATTACGCACTGATGTCGTGCCAGCACGCCACGCGGATGGGCGCCTTTGCCGGCAACAATGCCGCGGCCGAATTGCTCGGCGTTCCGACCAAGCCCTACCACCAGAAGGCCTACGTCACCTGCCTCGACCTCGGCGAAGCCGGCGCGCTGTTCACACGCGGATGGGAGCGCAAGGTCGAGCTGGTCGGCGACGTCGCCAAGAAGACCAAGCGTGAGATCAACACCGTCTGGATCTATCCGCCGAAGGCGGAGCGCGCCCTGGCGCTCGCGTCGGCCGATCCGGAACGCGTGACCGAAGTCTAG
- a CDS encoding AraC family transcriptional regulator yields the protein MTGNTALMRTPSHKGLPPAPDAQPGDRSTSERRAADAEMARVLGTEPLRMALDSSGAGIAHWKHDPLHDVVEPMRHHVIMAHKGVMQRMERRSGKSIAIGTFRPGVVNIVPEGSSSRWDIPKPVDVVQLYLPDATLQRVAGEAGTAGPAELIERTAHPDTITSRLLLSAADSLEGHGALDALFRHQLTDLLATRLLAAHAGSPTTFQPTMGGLAPKVLLRAIERLRSDSEADVSLDALASDAGLSRFHFCRSFKESTGLSPHAWLRQHRLEQAMNMLRESDESIVSVAAALGYSSQTAFAAAFKKLTGETPSDWRRRMR from the coding sequence ATGACCGGGAACACTGCACTCATGCGCACTCCCTCGCACAAGGGCTTGCCGCCCGCACCCGACGCACAGCCCGGCGACCGCTCGACGTCCGAGCGGCGCGCCGCCGACGCGGAGATGGCGCGCGTGCTCGGGACCGAGCCGCTTCGCATGGCGCTGGACTCCTCCGGTGCCGGTATCGCGCACTGGAAGCACGATCCGCTGCACGACGTCGTCGAGCCCATGCGCCACCACGTGATCATGGCGCATAAAGGCGTGATGCAGCGCATGGAGCGGCGCTCGGGAAAATCGATCGCAATCGGCACGTTTCGTCCGGGGGTCGTGAACATCGTTCCGGAAGGGTCGAGCTCCCGATGGGACATTCCGAAGCCCGTCGACGTCGTGCAGCTTTACCTTCCCGACGCAACGCTGCAGCGCGTCGCCGGCGAGGCCGGGACCGCCGGGCCCGCCGAATTGATTGAGCGAACGGCGCATCCCGACACGATCACGTCCCGACTGCTCCTGAGCGCGGCGGATTCGCTGGAGGGCCATGGCGCCCTTGATGCGCTGTTCCGGCATCAGCTCACGGATCTTCTGGCCACGCGCCTTTTGGCTGCGCATGCGGGATCGCCAACCACGTTCCAGCCGACCATGGGCGGGCTGGCGCCGAAGGTCCTGCTCCGTGCAATCGAACGATTGCGCTCCGATAGCGAAGCGGACGTCTCGCTCGATGCGCTGGCGTCCGATGCCGGGCTATCGCGCTTCCATTTCTGCCGGTCTTTCAAGGAGAGCACCGGGCTATCGCCGCATGCCTGGTTACGCCAGCACCGGCTCGAGCAGGCCATGAACATGCTGCGGGAAAGCGACGAATCGATCGTCTCGGTCGCCGCGGCGCTTGGTTACTCCTCGCAGACCGCCTTCGCCGCGGCATTCAAGAAGCTGACGGGCGAGACGCCGAGCGATTGGCGCAGGCGCATGCGTTAG